Below is a genomic region from Tursiops truncatus isolate mTurTru1 chromosome 4, mTurTru1.mat.Y, whole genome shotgun sequence.
gaaatttcataaaactatttcaaaactCAGAGCATAAAAgtgtaaagaaacaaaacatttaatgTACAATCTATTCCATTTGGCAATGTGTAAATTATATTGAGAGATAAAAACTTATCTACAAATAGAatataacaaaaggaaaatgtgatttGAGAAGTGATCTCAGGTCCATAGCTCTTCAGTTCTTCCAAATTTATAGATCAGAGTGCtagaaagatattaaaataaatcatgagGTAAAATCACATAGAAACGCAAAagagaatttattttctaaatatgctTTGATGGGTACCTCACTGATCCCTTTGTatcaatttctaaaattaaagatTGTGGTGGTGTTGGTCTGAATTTGCTTGTTTTATAAAGCAGTTTGTTGACCTTGATGGTTGAGCTTAATTGAATATCTTTTCTTAAAGCCTGAAGTTACTAGATAGGTCACTTGTAAGGAAAGGGGGCATTTCTCATAGTAGCCGGCATGAGGGCCACTCACATCTCTATGATCCTACAATGTCTGAGCTACAAACACTGAAGCATCCTAACAGACCATGTTGAAATTCTtcgttcatttaacaaataattactgTACAGAGTACTGGCTGGGCACCAGGCACCTAGCTAAGCACTGGGAATGTGACTGTGAGTCAAAACAAGACAAATGTGCTCACTAATGGGAGACAATCAAATTCCAACTCAATGACACACATGGTACCAAGAGAGGGAAATACAAGGATCTGATCTAGTTAGAGGTCAAGAAGGTTTTCCTGAGGAAGTAGTGACTGAACTGAGATCTAAAAGAAGAGTGGGAATTATCTCAGCAAGGTATAAGGGAAGGAGCGGGGCAGAGATGGGACACTCTGGCAACGTGAGTTTGAGCTGTGGGTATGCTGGAGGTGGTAGATTTGAAATGTCAACCACCCAAGAGGGGATAAGTAAGAATCTGGATATGTGGTTTTGACATGGAGATAGACAGCTGTGACTCACTGGCATATAGGCAATAACTGAAGTCCCAAGCAAAAAGGACCTCACCTAGAGAAAGAACGAGTTGAGAAGAGGCTTAGAACAGAACCTTAAGAAACTTCAAAAGTTAGCGGCCAGAGGGTGGAGGATCAGCCTgcaaaggaaacagaggaagagtGGCCGGAGAAGTAGGAGTGCACTCTGGTGCTTAGaaaaggcctggcacacaggaagcacaCAGCTGGCTGGATAACTTGCCAGCCTCTGGGCATAGCGCATCGCTGATGCAGTGGTCACTGCCCATGTGAGCACAGGCCTTTAAACATACAAGGTTTCTGTTCATCCAACTGTCATTTATATAGACTCCTCTACCACTACAAATGGCTGAATCTGAATTTAAACTTGATCTCTCAACAGTGCCTAAGGTATCTTCATGAAAATTCACTGTATTCCCAGAAGGCTGTCAGTCACATGCCAAGAAATACAATCACAAGGCAGCAGAAACTGTCGAACATCTTTAAAAACCAAGAGTGTCCAAGGCCACAGTGCAATAAGAGGGAACCCAGGCAGGGCACAGTGGTCTCCCGGAGTTGAGGAAACAGAGTTGAGAGTTCAGGGAGGCCAAGCGGCTGGAGTGTGCAAGGCGGGATACAGAGAACTAGAGAGGGGGAGCCCAGGAGATCGGTAGGGGGTTCCCTTTGAGGCTTCTGCCAAGTGCTGACAGCAGatgcatgtgaggaaactacccAAGAAAAGGGCAGGAATCACTGGAAAGAACAATTCCCAAAGCTCCCACAGGGCTGGGAAGACTTCAGAATCTCATAGCAGAGTGGAAAACCTCAGACTACGTGGAGAATCAGGAAGAATACTCAAAAGTGTACTGCCTTAGTAAGGGGGACATATTAATTCCAGACTAAAGCTGCTTTGGCCCTGCCTAACGAAGcttaaaagcaaaacttgaaagGATTGAACTGTTTCCAAGTGACTGAGCTGCatccagaacaaagctcaaaagCATTTAAAGGAATACCACAAAGTCCAGCCCCCAATCAGCTTCATGCAAAGAAGCAAACAGGGGAAAAGAGatccagaatgaaaaaaataagtagaaataatCAATAGGAACAGACTAAGAATTGACACAATTAGACAAGGACACTGAAATAGTTATAAACATACTTCATATGTTCAAGAAGGCAGAGGAAAGCATAAGTATGTTAGGGAGATACatggaaattgtttttaaaaaaatcaagctaatagagatgaaaaatacaatgtctAAGATGAAAAACATACTGGATGGGAGTCATAGCAGATTAGACATGACAGAGGTAGAGATTAGTGAACTTAAAGATTTAACTATCCCAaatgaaatacagagagaaaacaagaaaagagaatacTTGATGGAGTGATGGGGTAAGAGTAGGTGTGGAgaggtagggcaaaaaaaaacatgaaaagaactAAGCACCAGTGAGCTGTGGGATGACTTCCCACAGcctaatatacatgtaattggaaGCCAGAAGGGCAGGgtggacagaaaaaaatatctgaagaaataatgtctgaaaagattcccaatttgatgaaaactataaatccgCAGATCCAAGCAACTCAATGAACCCCaaacagaagaaatatgaagaaaacgaCACCACAGCACAccataatcaaattgcttaaaatcAATGACAAAAACAAATTTCTTCAAGGCTTAGATCTTAATGCTTTTGTGAGAGGGGTATGGGGTAAgggatataattttataaatgacgCCTAAAATACCTATCTTTACACTAAAAGACATTTCATTCTGGAAAGCAAAGGCTACAGGGCCTCATTTTGGAAGCTTTTTAGAAGATTGCCCCTAAAAAATACTTttgatattcttttatttttatacttacttTAAGTTATCTTAAAAACTTAATACAAAACCCAATTCACCAACCAGGTTTTGTATACGCCATGCATAGTATGTAttaattctaatttctttttttcttattttattaaaggTACATGATATGGTTTCTTAACAAAACACAGGCTATGGAAGCAgcagtctgggttcaaatccccgtTCTGCGTTTGCTAGCTAAGCGGCCTTAAGTAAGCTCTGAGTCttatttcctcatgtataaaacgGGAGCACCACCTGTTTTACATACTTAAGATAATTAAGTGGGAATTTAAAAGGTAACATATATAAAGCATCTAGCTGAGGTCTTGGCACATAGCAGGGCCCCTAATTAAATGGCTTGTGTACGCTTTTATGCAATAGTAgaattttcaccttttaaaagaaGTTCTATACATTGTAACTAATCCAAGAGATTTATACATGTTCCAGTGCCTATGCTGCTCTTATAATAAAGATGATGTTTCTATAAATGTTACAGGTGTATAGTTAAAAAATTAGGCAACTTACCTAAAAAATATAAGTGCATTTTGAAAAAACACAGCTAGTCCTGGATAAACATCAGTATCTGCACACACAAAGTAAAACAGATCAGATAATTACAAAAGGCAAACGGCAGTAACTAAGTATTCATGCCATTCATAATGACATGCTCTGTATATTATAAAACACTACTATTATTCATTAACTCTAAGAAATCCACAATGAAATTGAAGTAAGAAAATGACAATCTCATTCTCCCAATACAAAGGATTACTCTCACTCTGGATTAAAGACAATGAAAttattaggttttctttttgtctaaaGTAGTTGCTATGGTTTTAGCTGCATCGGAACTGCCGAGGAAGCAGCAGCTCACCCCTTCACTTCCTATGGCCAATACAGAAACACACAATGTTAGAAagatacaaattaaatttttgatGATGTAACagtctgttcattttattttctttcatgaattcaGGAGTTTTATTGCACAAATCTGACATATATGAAAAGAATCATTATAATTCATCATCATATTCTCCTGGAGAAAACAGCCCCTATCTTcataggaaggaaaaagaaaaatttggaaattacTCAAATTTTTGTGGatatttaacttttataaaacTATCAATGTTGATTAAAAATACTAGTTGGGATGAAGAAATATTCAATTTGTAGTCTTTGATATCATAGCAAACAATATAGATGCATGGTTAAAAGCCCCAAGTTTGAGCAATAcccctggatttgaatcctaacTCTACCACTGACTAAATGTATGACcatgggcaaattatttaacctcattatgccttactttcctcatctgtaaaatgggcattgTAACAGCACCTGCCCCACAGAGTGTGAGATGTGGACTATGCATAGTGCTCAGAACAGTTCCTGGCTCAtaaagtgctatataaatgttagctgctgctATGATTATTAACAGTTCCAGAAAAATCTGTACAGTAAAAGATTTGAAATATGTGTTAGAAATGCTCTCTGAAGTCAGTTTACAaactaaaaagtatatataatgaGCAACGCTGTAGAAATATGAAGGTGAGATCCATAATTGAGAAATTTCTCAGTATGTACTAGTTCTTTAAAGATTAAGATACGACCACTGAGGGAATTCCgtgggtccagtggttaggactctgcactctcactaccaagggcacaggttccatcccttgttggggaaccaagatcccccaagctgcgtggcacagcccccagaaaaaagaaagaaagtaaaaaaagtaCTTTCCCTCAAATAAGCTTCATGCTAGAACTGTGTGCTCCAGGGTATTTTTCATTAactaaaataacacattttagaGTAGTATTAATTAAACATTAGACAACCACTGTCCTCTTGTACTGACTTATTTTGtgcaaaatgaaagacaaaggtATTCCCAAATCTTATACTGATCAATCTATGATACTTAAGGGATCCTATCAAGATATTAAAAGGTCAGTTGTGGGTCAGGACAAGATGTGACAGTTAAGCAGAGTGACAAAGAGATTCCAAAGATAGAGGCATCAGAAGATGAATAAACTGTTATCTGAAACTTATTCCTGTCTTTGGAGTGAAGGGAGAGCCAGTGAAAGAGGTTCTTCTGATGCTTCCAGAAGCACATGCTGAGACTGGGTCCTGCTTTTCAAAACCTCTCGCCATCCCCGTGATGAAAAGCTATGGTGAGTGGAACAGTCACAAAACTCAGAATGGTATACTAAGAGCTCACTCCATTGCATCACCAGTTTCAACATGAAGGCTACACACGTCTTCAGTCTTGCACTTAAAAAACTCCCCTTGTGAACTGACAGTGCTTCTCAGCACCTCTGCcccctaaaaaacaaaaatcaaaaaacaaaaaaaaccctcccctTGTACCTATGAATGAAAAATTAGAGGTTGGGGTTGGAGAGAAGACGTATCAGTGGACAGAAAGATACTGGGGTCCACAACGCCTTACCTTGAAAACCTTGGGGCAAGGTATGTTTTGGAACTCAggatttttcagatttaaaaatggtaacacagggggacttccctggtggctcagtggttaagaatccacctgccaatgcaggggacacaggtttgagccctggtctgggaagatcccacatgccacggagcaactaagcccgtgcgccacaactactgagcctgagctctagagcccgcgagccacaactactgagcccacgtgccacaattacagaagcccacgcacctagagcccatgctctgcaacaagagaagccacagcaatgagaagcctgcgcacctcaacaaagagtagcccccgcaccctgcaactagaggaagcccatgcgcagcaacaaagacccaacgcagccaaaaataaataaataaataaatttattaaaaaaaagaaaaacggtaACACAGGGCATAATATTACATAGCACCCCCAACTATGTTTGGACCAGCATCCCACAATCAAATACAACCACATTCCTCTAATAAAACATTTGAAtacttattaaatgaaataaagactataatGAGCCCTGGATCATTAGGTCAGGTTTTGCTGCCAAACTGGTTATGAAAAACCTGACCTTCAGCACTTTTGTGGATTTTAGAATTGTGTATAAGGGGCTGTAGCCCTGTACAGATTTCTCACTTTTACCACTACAACACTCAGTAAAAGGCCTCTGGTATAGAGCCCGGCTATCTGGGGTAAGGAAGGAAATCAGAACCTCTAGAGACAGCTGAGAGTTACCTGGTCTTGTCAGTGGCTTGGTTTTCCTAACGAGGCTATCCCACTGCACTAAATGACCCCACTGAgaagttttattaaataatttatatcttcAAACAGAGACTTACCTTCAAGCTAACTGAATTATTAAACTAAATTTTACTCCACGGGGAGTTGACAGACTAAGCCAAATATAAAGGACATATCTGAATCTTTCCtatgaaataaaagaggaataaataCTTACTTTGGGTAACATATGCACCAAAAAGAATCCACATAGAAGCAATAAGTGACCCAAACATCAACATGAAACCAATGAAGAGCCAAACTCGAGCACCTGTGTGAAAAATAGGCTTTATGATTTTGCTCATTTCTACAGCTCTATGCCTTAGGAATACATAACACTAGAACACTGCTCATCTAATATATGCTATGCCTATCAAAGACAGTCACGTATTTATATACACCTGCTAAAACATTTAACTGAATGaagattgaaaaaaagaaactaaaactaaaagGTGTTAAGCGATACTTGGAAAGGGAAAAAGGGTAAGTTACCATTCTACTGGCTAGAGAAACTAACAGCTGAGTTAACTAAAGTAGGAAAGCTTCAGAAGTAATTATTTGACTAAACTGATTAATTAAACCctaactgagggcttccctggtggcgcagtggttgagagtcctcctgccaatgcaggggacacgggttcgtgccctggtctgggaggatcccactatgccacggagtggctgggcccgtgagccatggctgctgagcctgcgcgtccagagcctgtgctccgcaacgggagaggccacaacagtgagacgcccgcgtaccgcaaaaaaaaaaaaaaaaaaaaaaaaaaaaaaaaccctaactgAAAAATTACCGTGTTGTATATATTATCAAAGTAATTGCTCTATTAGAAGTAGCAAATGTATTTCAGATAGCCATTACCACACAGGAATGAGAGAATGCAAATGAATAAGGACCATATGACTTCTTTTCATCAACGTTAATATCATGGTACTACTCAACATGGTACTAACAGCAACCATATATTCAATCTCTCTTATTCAGCCAAACTGTACCACATACCCTTGAAAAGTTCAAGGACAAAAGTATCTCTTCAACCCCCTACTGTATAGAATTTTAGAAGTTATACAACAGAATCTCAATAAAGTGATCATCTGGACACCTGAGTAGATTCAATACATTTTCAGGAAAGCAAGTTAGCATTGTGCCAGACCCTGATCACAGGTATATTGACGGCCTGTCACTCTATGGAAGGGGAATATAGCTCCCctgaagtgaaaataaaatccaagccAATTTCCATAATAGAAAGCTAAATTTGCCTCAATTTCAGATATTCTGTTACTAACTGAACAgaaattcatatattttagaCACCAGATATACAGGAAGCTCAAAGCTCAGAATGAGTAGAACAGCTAATATTTGAGAGAAATGGGTCCCTAGGTTATCTAAGTTTTATTATAATACTAAACAGATCTCCAGAAATATACAACAATGTTTACTTCCTTGGAGGAAAACATCCTCCAAATTCAATCACAGCTTTTACCTAAAGTGAATGAAAGGAAGTATCAAAAATCCTTGTAATTATTTTCATGTCCTTTATATATGAccacacaaaaattttttaacaaaactGAACAAGAAAATAACTTCCCTTGAAAAATGAGTACACTTTTgtttagcaaaaaataaaaaactgtaacattttcccttttttgctttgactaccaggaagctcagagtcaaGGTTAATAATTAAGAGTATCCATTTTGTCCTAGAGTCTAAGTATCAATACATGATATTCTTTCTACCTAGTTCCTGTTCCTTCTTATTTAACAGTTCCATTTGTAGTATATCTATTACGTTAATAACACTTTCCTGCAAATTCCTCTGGGAATTAAATGGGAATAAATTACACACAAACCATTTAAGTAGTATGAAAGCTTAGTGTGGCAAGAGCTGAGCATGCCTACAAGATAGTTTGCCCTGAATTTTTGAAGCACTAGACAGAACTTGCACTAAAGGTACCACATATAAATGTAAACTGACGTAAACTGACTGTGAATTTTAACTGGGTAAGAAATAATCGTGGAATAAAATGTTATAGTCACTACTGAGAGTAAAAAGTAGGGCTTTGGAACCAGACAGACCCAAGGCACATACAAGTTCTAGCTTTAAGCTAAAAAGTTTGAGTAAGTTACAATGAAATTTTCTACAGAAAATAGATAATAGTAACATAATCCACAGCAATGCCTGtggaatatttttgaaagaaaaatgatcaaataCGTTAATGTGTGCTCTATGCACAACGTCACTTGCTAATACATGCTTTTTTACTCTTTATTCTCACTCATTCCTGACACTACCTGCTGAAGCTGGGGCACAaggcatgcatgtgtgtgtaaacatgcatgcacagacacacacaatgcACTTTTAACTTGGGTTCATCTGTCATTTATCACTATTCCCATCCTCTTCCATTCTTCAAGGATCACAATggaagtgaaattttaaaatgtgcatcaGCATTTAAAGCATCAGGTACAAAAGAAAGCTAATTTGTTCCCCTGtaactggcttacttcacttagcataatgtcctccaggttcacctctgttgtcacatatggcaggatttccttcttttttaaggcccATTCCCCTTATGCGAGGTATCTAAgagagtcaaattcatagaaacagagggtacagtagtggttgccaggagctaggAGAGGGGGAAGTGGGAGTTGCTGTTCAACGAGTATAAAGTTTCAGCTAcacaagatgaataagctctagagTGCTGTACGACACTGTGCCTATAGTTAGCAATATGGTATTGTGCATTTAAAATTGTGTTGAGAGGAGATCTCATGTTTAGTGTTcttacaaaaaaaataatttttttttaaagctaagcTCGTCAGCTCCTTGATTTGGTTTAATGTCTTATgatactttatgattccatttatatgagattctagaaaaggcaaaactacagtgatagaaagcagatcagtggtggccaggaggtgggggaaaggggaTTAACTACAAAGAGATATGAGGGAACTTTCCggagtaatggaaatattctatatcatgATTGTAGTGGCAGTTACAcaactgtatacatttgtcaaaactcatcgaCCTGTACgctttaaattgaattttattttatattttatataagttatCCTCAAATACactgacaaatatatatatatatatatatatatatatatatatgatactgTAGACAAAGAGACTAAATGATTCTCGACTGGATACAAACATGGTGGccaagagcatgggctctggaaccaGATTGTCAGTGTTCAAATCCTGGTCCCACCACTTACTTGCTTTAtgattttggacaagttacttaagctctctgtgccttagttccTTAATCTAAAACTGAGGACAAGAGTGGTTACCTTATAGGACTATTGTGACAATTAATTGAGTTAATATGTGTAGAGCATTCAGGACAGTCTTTGGTACACACTAAGTATTCTACAAGTACTTGCTATTATTCTTAACCATCCTTCAAACTTCCTCCCCCACCTACTCCAAATTCCTGCTATAACCACAAGTCACCCCTCCTAGTTCTTAAAGGCTGGAAATAGAATGTCTAGTCCTGAGCTTTTTATATACAGCATGGAAATTCCACTAAAAACAAACCCTGGATTCTAATAGAATGTGTTATAatctgaacaaaagaaaaatactgttggatgacaaaccaaaaaaaattcaaactaaacaaaatatgtatatgtaaacaaAGAGCATGTTTCTTCGAAATACTTCTGTTGTAGCCTATGGGTGGTTACTCAGGTGATCAGAACTGAATGTGAAAAACACTGTAGTCCTAGGTTTGATCTCTTAATGTGTCCATACTTTGCTATTCAGTAATCACAGTCAGCCATCTTGTAAGTAATATTATTGGTCAACATTTGGGATAAGAATAAATCCATCATTAACACAGGAACAGTCAAGATCCATTGATTTTGCATGGTTACATTTTATCTATATACTATGGGCAATATAACATGACAAAAACCAGTAACCTCTGGCAGTAACTTTAACtttcttaaagttttaaataacacaggaactttttttaaaagtaaatttttaaaaatcctacatAATCATTAATCATCCCTAAATAAAGACTCACTAGAGGCTTTGTTTTTTCTGCTGATAAATCCCTCTTTTGCCAGCATACATTAACAACTCAAAGTGCCCTTACCTGTTCTTCCTAAACAGCCGCTTTCATAGCTGTCACCTCTCACCTGAGCATTGGACACGGCATTTATCCTAGAACAATACAAAATCATCTAATAAGCTTTCATGCTGCTAAAATATTCagagatatttatatatcatttagAAGGGAAGCATTTCCTATCTAAAGCCAGTATCTGAATAACTGaacattatcttttaatttaaatatcctAGTGGATAGAAATACTATGCTAGTCTTATTTTCCTAAAGTAGACCCAGAAaacatacttaatttttttaaaatatcaatgttttctatatattggtaataaatatgttgaaaacaaaattaagaaaacatttccatttataataatatcaaacaaaaaCATACTTAATTTTAAGGGATTACTATCACTTGTCTCCAAAGATTATGAAAGAGACCGATTTTCTGAgttctttgtctattttattttatatttatacatgaaTGACCCACCATGAGTTACCCCATTTTAAGGTTCTCATTATAACCAAGAGTTCAAAAGTTTCTCTTTGTGTTAAAAGTCAAGTGATTTTCTCTCATCCATTTCTCAAATTCAGAGAACATTTGGTATAATAAATAGGCCTACTTTATTCAgcttctctttccattcttgttAGAGCGGGTATATTTGTAGCAGGAATTGTCTTTTCTAAGCATCCTGAATGAATATAAGTAGTTCCATCTTCTACAATTTACCTTTTTGAAGCTCCTGACAGTATAAGAAAATTATGTAATCTTAatgtttaacatatttttttaaattattaaaagacATCCATGAAAAGCTTCCAAACTCTTTTATGAAGTGAGATAATGGCTAAACCTAAATATgatttaataaaaaaggaaagccaTAGATCAATCTCATTTAAGGCCAGTCCTGCCCTCCCTCCAATACTGGCAAATACAGTTAAGTGACacacttaaagaaaataatactcCATGGTAAAAGTTGAATGTATTAGATACTCAGTGCTccatggtgacctaaatgagaaggaaatctggaaaagagaggatatatgtatacgtatagctgattcactttgctgtacaatataaactaacacaatattgtaaagcaactatactccaataaaaataataaattttaaaaaggattaaaaaaaagttgaatgtATTAGAGTATTCAAGGATGACTTCCTactaaaaaatctagaaatataaCATACTTCATTAAACCTAAGATGCCAATGATTTTTAAGATGcaccattatttttttatactgccaagaaggaaaaaatattatgaattatAAGATACCAATGACTACAAGAAGCACACTGATattcaaagatattaaaatacaaaaaaaatcttaagatctATAAAACATAGTAATTTGTCAGTTTAACAAATATaagaacaaaaatcacatgataatctttataaagtataataaaattatctaACTAAATtcaacacttttttaaaaaaaatttttattggagtatagttgatttacaatgttgcgttagtttcaggtgtacagcaaaatgaatctgttatacatatacatatatccactctttttttttttagattcttttcccatataggccattacagagtactgagtagagttccctacgctatacagcaagttcttattagttatctatattatatatagtagtgtgtatatgtcagtctcaatctcccaattaatctcTCCCCCccaaattcaacactcattcttgattttaaaaatcttaataaaatggcaatatagatatacacacatatatttatcatGTTAAAGAAGAatcaatcaatgaaattaaaaagttattccaGATAGCATTAAACTttgaggaaaaaatgtttttagaaaaataatcttGAATTGAGAATTACCTTCATACTTACATGAAGAAAGCCAATGTGGAAAATACACCACATGTGTGAAAGGCATGGTTCAGCTGTTCTGGCTTAGGATATACCACGGCTGCATCAATCATTATCCACCAACCTGTAAAAAACTTGAGAAAGAACCCATGTCATTAAAATAACACTAACACTTTGGCTTAGCATGATACTGTTCCTTAACATTCCATGTTTTCTATGGACCATATAATTGAAACATAAAATATGTCTACTTTGAGGTTTAGATGTTGAACTATAAAAAACAAGAATTCCTTGTTTACTTATTCTTTATAGCATATGAGGTGAATCTAATCAAATCCGTGTAAGATTCAAGTTCTGCTCTTaatgcaagatgaaaaatttaTTACCTAGGAAtgaattttctgcttcttttatccactataaaattatatacaaccAAAGCTCTCTTAACTAACCTCCAACTAACCAGCTCCCTGATTACCTGATGTGtttcatattaaaaagaatgtggaacattcttttttaatatgccCAAGCACTTTTGCTTCCACAAATGAGCTCCCACGTCTCCAAAAAATATCTACGCTTGctataattttaattatgtaatttgATTAAATACTGCAAAACTGACTAAACATGAGTTTGCAAAATGTAATGTTTCTATGTAAACTAAGCTGAATAGAACTAAAGTAGACAAGTTACTAAGGAATTTCATAGACAAATTAAGTGCAGGCGAGGTGACCACAGAGAGCAAGAAAAACTCGGAAACACCTAAAAGAATTCTGCATGCATATTGCTTCACAATtctaagatgttatggaaaaacctgaacaaactttttggccaccccaatatCTTTAGCTCCTGCtccactttatttctttatttatcttttctattgaaCTTCAGGTATAGAACTATATACTggaaaagattaatttaaattaaGTGGAACATATACTGAAATTTGCTTCAAAAAgtgcagtgggggcagggagtgcTTGATGGAATGCTAAAGCAAGATTGGTCATGATCTGA
It encodes:
- the TMEM50B gene encoding transmembrane protein 50B, translated to MAGFLDNFRWPECECIDWSERRNAVASVVAGILFFTGWWIMIDAAVVYPKPEQLNHAFHTCGVFSTLAFFMINAVSNAQVRGDSYESGCLGRTGARVWLFIGFMLMFGSLIASMWILFGAYVTQNTDVYPGLAVFFQNALIFFSTLIYKFGRTEELWT